From a single Pseudalkalibacillus hwajinpoensis genomic region:
- a CDS encoding IclR family transcriptional regulator: MSVKSAVRVLKIFELLVEYPDGLSMREISERLSLPQSSAFHLIKTLHERRYISVTNQKIYKLGPKLIQIGTKALENLDLTTEAEPHLRRLMENVEETVFMAVLLDQELVYVAKVDNRRSVRTSAQIGARKPLYCTGLGKTFLANVTEHVRDQLLVNEELTAITNKTITDVETLKDQLNQFKAQGYSIDDEENEEGLYCLAAPVFNVEGNIIAAISVAGPKERIYPRKKTITEKLLHTSKAISESIGY; encoded by the coding sequence TTGTCAGTGAAGTCAGCAGTTAGGGTCTTAAAAATATTCGAGTTGTTGGTTGAGTATCCTGATGGATTATCAATGAGAGAGATTAGTGAACGCCTGTCGCTCCCTCAAAGTAGCGCGTTCCACCTCATCAAAACGCTCCATGAAAGACGTTACATTAGCGTCACGAATCAGAAGATATATAAGCTTGGTCCTAAACTGATTCAGATTGGCACAAAGGCATTGGAGAATCTTGACCTTACTACAGAAGCAGAGCCTCACCTTCGCAGGTTAATGGAGAATGTCGAGGAAACGGTCTTTATGGCAGTGCTTCTTGATCAGGAGCTTGTCTATGTGGCGAAAGTGGATAACCGGCGTTCCGTTCGCACAAGTGCACAAATTGGTGCAAGAAAACCATTGTATTGTACGGGGCTCGGCAAAACGTTTCTTGCAAATGTGACGGAGCATGTTCGGGATCAGTTGCTCGTAAACGAAGAACTGACTGCGATTACGAATAAAACGATCACAGATGTTGAGACGTTAAAAGATCAGCTAAATCAATTCAAAGCACAGGGCTACTCCATTGATGATGAGGAGAATGAGGAAGGTCTATATTGTTTAGCAGCACCTGTCTTTAATGTAGAGGGTAACATCATTGCAGCCATAAGTGTTGCAGGCCCGAAAGAAAGGATTTATCCAAGGAAAAAGACAATTACTGAGAAACTTCTTCACACTTCAAAAGCGATTTCGGAATCAATCGGATACTAA
- a CDS encoding GNAT family N-acetyltransferase, translating to MIVNSKEYEVCNLHYVVRSAELKDAKALSEVRLQIDGETENLDRVKGEAYIDGRGFKEIIKNDSESLNNIFLVAEVNGEIVGFSRCEGNELKRSSHKVEFGVGVLKVYWGYGIGKNFLKESVRWADANDIKKITLSVLETNEKAINLYEKYGFMVEGILQRDKLLSDGNYYNTILMGRLIS from the coding sequence TTGATAGTAAACTCAAAAGAATATGAAGTTTGTAATCTTCATTACGTAGTAAGATCTGCTGAATTGAAAGATGCTAAAGCTCTGTCTGAAGTAAGGTTACAGATAGATGGTGAAACTGAAAATTTGGATAGAGTTAAAGGAGAAGCATACATAGACGGAAGAGGCTTTAAAGAAATTATCAAGAATGACTCAGAAAGTCTTAACAATATTTTCTTAGTAGCTGAAGTTAATGGAGAAATTGTTGGGTTCTCTAGATGCGAAGGAAATGAGTTAAAGAGAAGTTCTCATAAGGTAGAATTTGGTGTAGGTGTATTAAAGGTTTATTGGGGATATGGAATAGGAAAGAACTTTTTGAAAGAATCCGTTAGGTGGGCAGATGCAAATGATATAAAGAAAATCACCTTAAGCGTCCTCGAAACAAATGAGAAAGCAATCAACCTTTATGAAAAATATGGGTTTATGGTAGAAGGTATATTACAAAGAGACAAGTTATTATCTGACGGTAATTATTACAATACCATATTGATGGGGAGACTAATTAGCTAG
- the dgoD gene encoding galactonate dehydratase yields the protein MKITNYALYQVAPRWLFLKIETNEGISGWGEPIVEGRSHTVEACVHELMDYLIGKDPCRIEDHFQVLYRSGFYRGGPILMSAISGIEQALWDIKGKFYTMPVYEMLGGKARDNIRVYSWIGGDRPQDVGAAAKEKQDAGFTAIKMNGTEEMNYIDSYSKVDAAVARVAAIREATGNDFGIGIDFHGRVHKAMAKVLVKELEPYRPMFIEEPVLTENMEAFNEIARHTTTPLATGERNYTRWGFKQMLIDGSVDIIQPDLSHTGGILEAKKIAAMAEAFDVAVAPHAPLGPINLAASLQLDACTPNCIIQEQSLGIHYNKGSDLLDYLIDHSVFKYVNGSVEIPSGPGLGVEINEEHVKKVSLEGHSWKNPVWRHEDGTVAEW from the coding sequence ATGAAAATCACCAATTATGCCCTCTATCAAGTTGCACCAAGATGGTTGTTTTTGAAAATAGAAACGAACGAAGGAATCAGCGGCTGGGGTGAGCCAATTGTGGAAGGGCGCTCCCATACGGTTGAAGCCTGTGTACATGAATTAATGGACTATTTAATTGGAAAGGATCCATGTCGGATTGAAGATCATTTTCAAGTACTATACCGAAGCGGCTTCTACCGTGGCGGCCCCATTCTGATGAGTGCTATCTCTGGTATCGAACAGGCCCTGTGGGACATTAAAGGGAAATTCTATACCATGCCGGTTTATGAAATGCTTGGCGGAAAAGCGAGAGACAACATTCGCGTCTACTCATGGATTGGCGGGGATCGCCCTCAGGATGTTGGAGCTGCTGCAAAAGAAAAGCAAGACGCCGGATTTACGGCTATTAAAATGAATGGAACAGAAGAAATGAATTACATCGACAGCTATTCCAAAGTGGACGCGGCTGTTGCTCGTGTTGCAGCCATTCGTGAAGCAACCGGAAATGACTTCGGAATCGGAATCGATTTCCACGGCCGGGTTCATAAAGCGATGGCAAAAGTACTCGTTAAAGAACTTGAGCCTTATCGCCCAATGTTTATCGAAGAACCTGTTCTAACCGAGAATATGGAAGCGTTTAACGAAATTGCTCGCCATACGACAACGCCACTCGCTACAGGAGAACGCAATTATACTCGCTGGGGTTTCAAACAAATGTTAATTGATGGATCAGTTGATATCATTCAACCCGATCTTTCGCACACCGGAGGTATTCTTGAAGCAAAGAAAATCGCCGCCATGGCAGAAGCATTCGATGTAGCGGTTGCTCCACATGCACCACTTGGTCCGATTAACCTTGCTGCTTCCCTTCAGCTTGATGCATGTACACCAAACTGCATCATTCAAGAACAGAGCCTAGGTATTCATTACAACAAAGGAAGTGATTTACTAGACTACTTGATTGACCATTCCGTATTTAAATACGTCAATGGATCTGTAGAAATACCATCAGGTCCAGGATTAGGTGTGGAAATCAATGAAGAGCATGTGAAGAAAGTTTCGCTTGAAGGCCACAGCTGGAAAAATCCGGTTTGGAGACACGAAGACGGAACAGTGGCGGAATGGTAG
- a CDS encoding DUF2935 domain-containing protein, with protein MTNAFVSRSLDEIQFWSRIMKEHALFLSLGFSFNDSKLIQEAQQFIDLFEQIEEKLSTYSVNSDPQQIATFNMQVYQAATSIWAYKRKVLGLSLRCEIISNNFPLLLDHTSREAAYFAKRLKELNEGKLQPTAAKIIKENVFFLRIMADHSKFIGHLLDPSERKLVDQAREFSHDFDQLVFQAIDLDSMRPQSETPPLLDQFLDENRVSVVALRDFKKAAKELIEECRIKSIIHPLLADHVFREAERFLHIIDMFEASLSSKN; from the coding sequence ATGACTAATGCATTTGTTTCCCGTTCATTAGATGAAATCCAATTCTGGTCCAGGATTATGAAAGAGCATGCTTTATTTTTAAGTTTGGGATTTAGCTTTAATGATTCGAAACTAATCCAAGAAGCACAGCAATTCATCGATCTTTTTGAACAGATTGAAGAGAAACTAAGTACGTACTCTGTAAACTCGGATCCCCAACAAATCGCAACTTTTAATATGCAAGTATACCAAGCAGCTACTTCCATTTGGGCTTATAAAAGAAAGGTTCTAGGGTTATCATTGCGTTGTGAGATTATCTCTAACAATTTTCCCTTATTACTTGACCACACTAGCCGAGAGGCGGCCTATTTTGCGAAAAGATTAAAGGAATTGAATGAAGGGAAATTACAACCAACAGCTGCTAAAATTATAAAAGAAAATGTGTTCTTCTTAAGAATCATGGCAGATCATTCGAAATTTATTGGTCATCTTCTGGATCCTTCAGAAAGGAAACTAGTGGATCAAGCTCGAGAATTTAGTCATGATTTTGATCAATTGGTTTTTCAAGCTATCGACTTGGATTCAATGCGACCACAATCAGAAACTCCACCTCTGTTAGATCAGTTCCTGGATGAAAATCGTGTATCAGTAGTTGCACTAAGGGATTTTAAGAAAGCAGCAAAAGAATTAATTGAAGAGTGTAGGATTAAGAGTATTATCCATCCCCTTCTAGCAGATCATGTTTTCCGTGAAGCAGAAAGGTTTCTTCATATTATAGATATGTTTGAAGCTAGTCTTTCTTCGAAAAATTAG
- a CDS encoding CHRD domain-containing protein, whose protein sequence is MEKSIAKLKGKNEVPPVDTDAFGVAKFIANKDCTKIKFQLEVENIRNFVQAHIHFGNRDENGPVIVFLFGANLMTLAEQEGITTRRGKITGSITDKDIEDNEVGIDDVGDLLKFMRKELTYVNAHTEQNPGGEIRGQIIPLDNRY, encoded by the coding sequence ATGGAGAAGTCCATTGCAAAGCTAAAAGGTAAAAATGAAGTACCTCCAGTTGATACAGATGCTTTTGGAGTGGCTAAATTCATTGCTAATAAAGATTGTACAAAAATCAAGTTTCAGCTCGAAGTCGAGAATATCAGAAATTTCGTTCAAGCGCATATTCACTTTGGTAATCGTGATGAAAATGGTCCCGTCATTGTTTTCCTTTTCGGAGCTAATTTAATGACTTTAGCAGAGCAAGAAGGGATAACCACTCGAAGAGGAAAAATTACTGGATCCATTACAGATAAAGATATTGAAGATAATGAGGTAGGTATAGACGATGTCGGTGACCTGTTAAAATTTATGCGAAAAGAACTTACGTACGTTAACGCTCATACCGAGCAAAATCCTGGTGGAGAAATCAGGGGGCAAATCATCCCTCTTGATAATAGATATTAA
- a CDS encoding bifunctional 4-hydroxy-2-oxoglutarate aldolase/2-dehydro-3-deoxy-phosphogluconate aldolase, protein MDTFQQIKEHKLVAVIRGAKGEDVVSIAKALYEGDIRILEITAETPNVLSLIEEVNAEFNGEVIVGAGTVLDPETAKAAIMAGAKFIFSPTVNIETITITKRYGAVSIPGALTPTEILTAYEHGADLIKVFPANVMGPAYMKDIHGPLPHIPLMPTGGVDLTNIKHYFESGSVAAGLGSSLVNTKKVIDADALNDITVRAKQFVQILKGDD, encoded by the coding sequence ATGGATACTTTCCAACAAATCAAGGAACATAAATTGGTCGCAGTGATTCGCGGAGCAAAAGGTGAAGATGTCGTATCAATTGCAAAAGCGTTATATGAAGGCGATATCAGAATCCTCGAAATCACTGCCGAAACCCCGAACGTCCTATCACTCATTGAGGAAGTGAACGCAGAATTCAATGGTGAAGTTATTGTCGGAGCAGGTACGGTGCTCGATCCCGAAACGGCTAAAGCAGCGATTATGGCTGGAGCGAAGTTTATCTTCTCGCCGACCGTTAATATCGAAACGATTACAATCACCAAAAGATACGGAGCTGTCAGCATACCGGGAGCACTGACACCTACTGAAATATTAACCGCATATGAACATGGCGCAGATCTGATTAAAGTGTTCCCTGCGAATGTGATGGGACCGGCTTACATGAAAGATATTCATGGTCCACTCCCCCACATCCCTCTCATGCCAACAGGTGGCGTTGATCTTACCAACATCAAACACTATTTTGAAAGCGGTTCCGTTGCGGCAGGACTCGGCAGCTCGCTTGTTAATACCAAGAAAGTGATCGATGCTGATGCGCTGAACGACATAACAGTTAGAGCGAAACAATTTGTACAAATCCTGAAGGGAGACGATTAA
- a CDS encoding GntP family permease codes for MSAGLLILIAVFGVALLLFLVMRTKLQAFIALILVSYIVGLIAGMSPNDVLTAVQDGMGGTVGEIAVIIGIGAMFGEILKVSGGAERLALTLIDKFGEKRVNWALVLTGFIISIPVFLDVAFVILVPILYSLAQKTKKSLLYYGIPLLAGLAVTHSFVPPTPGPIAVASLLGANIGWVILFGLMAGIPAAIIAGPVFGTYISKKIHVGVPANMIAEAREKKYDRELPSFGMIATLILLPLFLILLNTFVSASLPEGNTTRTVLSFIGNPGVALTITALLTFYFLGTRRGYSKEEIQEIATKSLEPAGIIILITGAGGVFGQILVETGIGDVLAQSMSDLKMPLIVFAFLITAVVRIAQGSATVAMITGASLVTPMIETMGISGPMLGLLVITIASGATIASHVNDSGFWMVNRFFGLSEKDTLKSWTVMETIIALVGFSITLIISMFI; via the coding sequence ATGTCTGCTGGATTGTTAATTTTAATCGCCGTTTTCGGTGTAGCACTCTTACTCTTCCTCGTCATGCGTACGAAGTTACAAGCATTTATTGCATTGATTCTAGTTAGTTATATTGTTGGTTTAATTGCGGGCATGAGCCCAAACGACGTCTTAACCGCTGTGCAGGATGGCATGGGCGGAACCGTTGGGGAAATTGCGGTCATCATCGGGATTGGAGCCATGTTTGGTGAAATATTAAAAGTATCCGGTGGTGCTGAACGGCTCGCACTAACCCTGATTGATAAGTTCGGGGAAAAGCGCGTGAACTGGGCATTGGTTCTGACTGGATTCATCATATCCATTCCGGTCTTTCTGGATGTTGCTTTTGTTATCCTTGTTCCGATTCTATATAGCCTTGCCCAAAAAACCAAAAAGTCTCTTCTCTACTATGGGATCCCTCTCTTAGCAGGACTTGCAGTTACACATAGTTTCGTGCCACCAACACCGGGACCAATCGCGGTTGCTTCCCTGCTTGGTGCTAATATTGGATGGGTCATCCTATTTGGATTGATGGCTGGTATTCCAGCAGCAATCATCGCTGGACCAGTCTTTGGAACGTATATCTCAAAGAAAATTCATGTTGGAGTACCTGCCAATATGATTGCTGAAGCAAGAGAGAAAAAATATGACAGAGAGCTACCGAGCTTTGGGATGATTGCCACCCTGATTTTACTCCCTCTTTTCTTAATCCTGTTAAACACGTTTGTATCCGCTTCCCTTCCTGAAGGAAATACGACGAGAACTGTTCTATCCTTCATTGGTAATCCAGGGGTAGCCCTAACTATCACTGCGTTACTTACATTCTATTTCCTTGGAACAAGACGTGGCTATTCAAAAGAGGAAATTCAAGAAATTGCTACAAAATCACTTGAGCCTGCAGGCATTATTATTCTGATTACAGGTGCTGGTGGCGTTTTCGGACAGATTCTAGTCGAAACAGGCATTGGAGATGTACTAGCCCAATCCATGTCAGATTTAAAAATGCCTTTAATCGTTTTCGCATTTCTCATTACAGCCGTCGTTCGAATTGCTCAGGGATCCGCTACAGTAGCCATGATAACTGGCGCGAGTCTAGTCACACCGATGATCGAAACAATGGGGATTTCTGGACCGATGCTCGGCTTACTTGTGATCACGATTGCCTCTGGGGCAACCATTGCTTCCCACGTAAACGATTCTGGCTTCTGGATGGTAAACCGCTTCTTCGGTTTATCTGAGAAAGATACATTGAAGTCCTGGACGGTGATGGAGACCATCATTGCCTTAGTCGGTTTCAGTATCACACTGATTATCAGTATGTTTATTTAA
- a CDS encoding glycoside hydrolase family 35 protein yields MLQAKNGEFYLDQEPFQILAGGMHYFRTVPEYWEDRLEKLKALGLNTVETYIPWNFHEPKKGQFHFSGMGDVEQFIQLAHDLGLYVMIRPSPYICAEWEMGGLPSWLLKEKEIVLRSSDPVYLQYVEEYYDVLLPKFKPYLYQNGGPIVAMQIENEYGAYGNDQKYLAFLKEQYKKHGIDTFLFTSDGPEFIRQGSLADVTTTLNFGSKVDCAFQQLDRLKPGSPKLVAEFWIGWFDYWTGEHHTRDAADVANVFKELMEKKCSVNFYMFHGGTNFGFMNGANHYDIYYPTITSYDYDSLLTENGELTEKYRAVKQTLSKYIQVPEDYVSTISAKHYGSVTMQESVSLFDTLNQISNRFEHITPQPMEAINQKYGYTLYRTEVNRMGDLIMGIDAIQDRAYIYINGKYHTTIYKNDKLRNVTLNFTQESNTLELLVENMGRANYGEHLADRKGITHNIWLGGQYFFNWKMYAIELDVLPDNYQVEVETRFPKFFRGKFDADGTRDTFIDSKGFTKGNIFINGFNLGRYWNTAGPQQRIYLPGPLLKEKDNELVILELEHTDTREVQLLDQHKLKL; encoded by the coding sequence ATGTTACAAGCAAAAAATGGCGAATTTTATTTAGACCAGGAGCCTTTTCAAATCCTTGCAGGTGGCATGCATTACTTCCGTACAGTGCCTGAATACTGGGAAGATAGGCTTGAGAAATTGAAAGCGTTAGGGTTAAATACGGTGGAGACCTATATTCCATGGAATTTTCACGAACCGAAGAAGGGGCAATTTCATTTCTCAGGGATGGGAGATGTTGAACAGTTTATCCAGCTGGCTCATGATTTGGGCTTATATGTCATGATAAGACCGTCTCCCTATATTTGTGCCGAGTGGGAAATGGGCGGGCTTCCTTCCTGGTTGTTAAAGGAAAAAGAGATCGTACTGCGCAGTAGTGATCCAGTTTACCTACAATATGTAGAGGAATATTATGATGTGTTACTCCCAAAGTTTAAGCCTTATTTATATCAAAACGGGGGTCCAATCGTGGCTATGCAAATCGAGAATGAATACGGGGCCTATGGGAATGATCAAAAATATCTAGCATTTCTTAAAGAGCAATACAAAAAGCATGGTATCGATACATTTCTTTTTACTTCGGATGGGCCAGAATTTATTAGACAAGGTTCCCTGGCAGACGTAACGACTACTTTGAATTTTGGTTCAAAGGTTGATTGTGCTTTTCAACAACTGGATAGACTAAAGCCAGGATCTCCAAAGCTGGTTGCTGAGTTCTGGATTGGCTGGTTTGACTATTGGACTGGTGAACACCACACAAGAGATGCGGCAGACGTAGCCAACGTATTTAAAGAACTAATGGAAAAAAAATGCTCAGTCAATTTTTATATGTTCCATGGAGGAACAAACTTCGGTTTCATGAATGGTGCTAATCATTACGATATTTATTACCCTACTATTACAAGTTATGACTATGATAGTTTACTGACGGAAAATGGCGAATTGACAGAGAAATATCGTGCAGTTAAGCAAACGTTAAGCAAATATATACAAGTCCCTGAAGACTATGTAAGTACCATTTCCGCAAAACATTATGGATCAGTTACCATGCAGGAATCGGTCAGTTTATTTGATACTCTAAATCAAATAAGCAATCGATTTGAACATATTACCCCTCAGCCGATGGAAGCGATCAACCAAAAGTATGGCTATACGCTTTATCGGACGGAAGTTAACAGAATGGGTGATTTAATCATGGGTATAGATGCCATCCAAGATCGAGCTTATATTTATATTAATGGAAAATATCATACCACTATTTATAAGAACGATAAATTACGAAATGTTACCCTGAATTTCACTCAGGAAAGCAACACGTTAGAACTATTAGTTGAGAATATGGGAAGAGCAAATTATGGAGAACATCTGGCAGATAGAAAAGGGATCACACATAATATTTGGTTGGGAGGGCAATACTTTTTTAATTGGAAAATGTATGCCATTGAATTAGATGTATTGCCTGATAACTATCAGGTGGAAGTTGAGACGAGATTCCCGAAATTTTTCCGCGGGAAATTTGATGCGGATGGCACTCGTGATACGTTCATCGATAGTAAGGGCTTTACAAAAGGAAATATATTCATTAATGGCTTCAACTTAGGCAGGTACTGGAATACAGCCGGCCCGCAGCAAAGAATTTACCTGCCTGGCCCTTTATTGAAAGAAAAGGATAATGAATTAGTAATCCTTGAGTTAGAACATACGGATACCAGGGAGGTTCAATTACTCGATCAGCACAAGCTGAAACTGTAA
- a CDS encoding MarR family winged helix-turn-helix transcriptional regulator: MKEILREIGMIARALDSISNIEFKEYDLTRGQYLYLVRICENPGIIQEKVAEMIKVDRTTAARSIKKLEMNGFIEKKEDEHNKKIKKLFPTEKGKKVFPFIKRENDHSNVVALEGLSEKEIETIFDLLQKVRTNIEKDWEFVKKGNKRSY, translated from the coding sequence ATGAAGGAAATACTACGTGAAATTGGAATGATTGCAAGGGCATTAGATTCAATAAGTAATATAGAATTCAAAGAATATGACCTCACGCGAGGCCAGTATTTGTACCTTGTGAGGATATGTGAAAACCCAGGAATCATTCAAGAGAAGGTAGCTGAAATGATAAAGGTAGATCGAACAACAGCAGCTCGGTCTATAAAAAAACTTGAAATGAATGGCTTTATTGAGAAGAAAGAAGACGAACATAACAAAAAAATAAAAAAACTCTTTCCAACAGAGAAAGGGAAAAAGGTTTTTCCTTTTATAAAAAGAGAAAATGATCATTCCAATGTTGTTGCCTTAGAGGGTTTATCTGAAAAAGAAATAGAAACCATTTTCGATCTTCTTCAAAAAGTTAGAACAAATATAGAAAAAGACTGGGAATTTGTTAAAAAGGGAAACAAAAGGAGTTATTGA
- a CDS encoding GNAT family N-acetyltransferase — protein MNINMKRCTSEDSRKLQEIGYETFKETFEEQNSPENIKTYLEEAFNLKQVEKELSNHSSQFFLVSFNDEDAGYLKINTVDAQSEEMDDDSLEIERIYIINKFQKLGLGKYLLNKAMEIAIERNKKKIWLGVWEKNEYAISFYKKMGFVQTGAHSFYMGDEEQTDLIMTKILR, from the coding sequence ATGAATATAAATATGAAAAGATGTACCTCGGAAGATTCACGCAAACTACAAGAGATTGGTTATGAAACATTTAAGGAGACATTTGAGGAGCAGAATTCACCAGAAAATATAAAGACTTATTTGGAAGAGGCGTTTAATTTAAAGCAAGTAGAAAAAGAGTTATCCAACCATTCATCGCAATTCTTTTTAGTTTCTTTTAATGATGAAGACGCTGGATATTTAAAGATTAATACCGTGGATGCTCAGTCTGAAGAAATGGATGATGACTCTCTTGAGATCGAACGGATTTATATTATAAATAAATTTCAGAAGCTTGGACTTGGTAAATATTTGCTAAATAAAGCTATGGAAATTGCTATCGAACGTAATAAAAAGAAGATCTGGCTAGGCGTATGGGAAAAAAATGAATATGCTATTTCCTTTTACAAGAAAATGGGGTTTGTTCAAACGGGAGCCCACTCTTTTTATATGGGGGATGAAGAACAAACGGATTTAATAATGACCAAAATTCTCAGATAA
- a CDS encoding sugar kinase produces the protein MDVITLGETMVLFTPDSTGLMRYAGNFSAKVAGAESNVAIGLARLGHQSGWMSRLGEDELGKKVLSFIRGENVDVSRVSFDPSASTGLYLKEKLAANEMKVHYYRKDSAASGMQSDDLDEAYIAKFKYLHVTGITPALSQSCYETIVEAIAIAKKNNITVVFDPNLRKKLWTEIEARRILLELSAMSDIVLPGIEEGEFLFGETHPEKLAASFHNLGAKCVILKLGKDGAYYSSETDKGYVEGYQVDQVIDTVGAGDGFAAGFISGLLDHLTLKQATERANAVGALVTMVDGDVEGLPERSRLLDFMNATNREDVSR, from the coding sequence ATGGATGTTATTACTTTAGGAGAAACGATGGTGTTATTTACTCCGGATTCTACCGGCCTCATGCGCTATGCTGGAAACTTTAGCGCAAAAGTAGCTGGAGCTGAATCCAATGTGGCAATCGGGTTAGCGAGGCTCGGACATCAATCTGGATGGATGAGCCGTCTTGGAGAAGATGAACTTGGCAAGAAAGTTCTTTCCTTTATTCGTGGTGAGAATGTGGATGTTTCGAGGGTCTCCTTTGACCCTTCTGCTTCCACTGGTCTTTACCTTAAAGAGAAGCTTGCAGCAAATGAAATGAAGGTTCACTACTATCGTAAAGATTCAGCTGCCAGCGGTATGCAAAGTGATGACCTCGATGAAGCGTACATAGCCAAATTCAAGTACCTTCATGTGACAGGCATTACTCCCGCACTTAGCCAGAGCTGTTATGAGACTATTGTAGAAGCGATCGCGATCGCCAAGAAAAATAATATCACAGTTGTTTTCGACCCGAATCTACGGAAAAAGCTCTGGACCGAGATCGAAGCACGTCGCATCTTACTTGAGTTATCGGCAATGTCTGATATCGTGCTACCCGGCATTGAAGAAGGGGAATTTCTTTTCGGTGAGACCCACCCTGAGAAACTTGCGGCTTCCTTCCACAACCTCGGCGCAAAATGTGTCATTCTAAAGCTCGGAAAAGATGGCGCTTACTATTCTTCAGAAACAGATAAAGGGTATGTCGAAGGCTATCAGGTTGATCAGGTGATCGATACTGTCGGTGCTGGCGATGGTTTTGCTGCAGGCTTTATTTCAGGGCTGCTCGATCATCTGACGTTAAAGCAAGCTACCGAGCGAGCCAATGCAGTTGGGGCCCTTGTCACAATGGTTGATGGCGATGTTGAAGGACTACCTGAGAGAAGTAGATTACTAGATTTCATGAATGCAACGAACCGGGAAGATGTGTCCCGATAA
- a CDS encoding FMN-binding negative transcriptional regulator yields MYIPKHFKMDDEEIIYDFIEKHGFAILFSQHKGEPFATHLPLMLNKSENALYGHFARPNGQWKDAEKQQVLAVFQGPHCYISPTWYETTKAVPTWNYVSIHLYGKLEIVEDRKIIFDSLNDLVTKYETPDSTYNLNNIEPSFIEGMSKGIVAFRIKITKIEAKAKLSQNHSVERQKLIIKHLENNSQQDNIQIASLMKKNLK; encoded by the coding sequence ATGTATATCCCTAAACATTTTAAAATGGATGATGAAGAAATAATTTATGATTTTATTGAAAAACATGGATTTGCAATCTTATTTTCTCAGCATAAAGGAGAACCCTTCGCTACTCATCTTCCACTGATGTTAAATAAATCTGAAAATGCTTTATATGGTCATTTTGCACGTCCGAACGGACAATGGAAGGATGCTGAAAAACAACAAGTCCTTGCGGTTTTTCAAGGTCCCCACTGTTACATTTCACCAACTTGGTACGAAACAACTAAAGCAGTACCTACTTGGAATTATGTGTCTATCCATTTATATGGAAAGTTGGAAATTGTCGAAGATAGAAAGATAATTTTCGATTCTTTGAATGACTTGGTAACTAAATATGAAACTCCTGATAGTACATACAATTTAAATAATATTGAACCTAGTTTCATCGAAGGAATGAGTAAAGGAATTGTAGCGTTCAGAATAAAAATCACAAAAATTGAAGCAAAAGCTAAATTAAGTCAAAATCATTCTGTGGAACGACAAAAATTAATTATTAAGCATCTAGAAAACAATTCTCAACAGGATAATATACAAATAGCCTCTCTAATGAAGAAAAACCTGAAATAA